The Prunus persica cultivar Lovell chromosome G7, Prunus_persica_NCBIv2, whole genome shotgun sequence genome has a segment encoding these proteins:
- the LOC18769093 gene encoding uncharacterized protein LOC18769093 isoform X2, whose protein sequence is MGQTLKKLAPGTEENKIKEIGPIIENCYKTHFAGTVEKPTFTNFYRAICETVEEINKQLGNTQFCLPTESKLKQKYEDHHDQGKGRSLTREEFQRIFQDVIFGTGFTGVGGAKDTLIYIFGVPLTALFVKQRLMPRVIPNEIFIPCITSATVFVLAKLNKI, encoded by the exons atGGGCCAAACTCTAAAGAAATTAGCTCctg GAACGGAGGAGAACAAGATTAAGGAAATTGGTCCCATAATAGAGAACTGCTATAAAACCCATTTTGCAGGCACCGTTGAGAAACCAACCTTTACGAACTTTTACCGAGCAATATGCGAAACTGTCGA GGAAATCAACAAGCAGCTTGGTAACACACAATTTTGCTTGCCAACGGAAAGCAAACTGAAGCAAAAATACGAA GACCACCACGACCAAGGCAAAGGAAGATCGTTGACAAGGGAAGAGTTTCAAAGGATTTTCCAAGATGTGATTTTTGGTACAGGATTTACTGGTGTAGGAGGAGCCAAGGACACACTGATTTACATCTTTGGTGTTCCACTCACTGCCTTGTTTGTCAAGCAACGACTGATGCCACGTGTCATTCCTAATGAGATTTTCATTCCATGCATCACCTCTGCCACTGTCTTCGTACTTGCTAAGCTCAACAAGATATGA
- the LOC18769093 gene encoding uncharacterized protein LOC18769093 isoform X1: MGQTLKKLAPGTEENKIKEIGPIIENCYKTHFAGTVEKPTFTNFYRAICETVEEINKQLGNTQFCLPTESKLKQKYEENFPVRMSNVSQMGLYFRMGMKDHHDQGKGRSLTREEFQRIFQDVIFGTGFTGVGGAKDTLIYIFGVPLTALFVKQRLMPRVIPNEIFIPCITSATVFVLAKLNKI; encoded by the exons atGGGCCAAACTCTAAAGAAATTAGCTCctg GAACGGAGGAGAACAAGATTAAGGAAATTGGTCCCATAATAGAGAACTGCTATAAAACCCATTTTGCAGGCACCGTTGAGAAACCAACCTTTACGAACTTTTACCGAGCAATATGCGAAACTGTCGA GGAAATCAACAAGCAGCTTGGTAACACACAATTTTGCTTGCCAACGGAAAGCAAACTGAAGCAAAAATACGAA GAGAATTTTCCAGTAAGGATGTCCAACGTCAGTCAGATGGGTCTATATTTTAGAATGGGCATGAAG GACCACCACGACCAAGGCAAAGGAAGATCGTTGACAAGGGAAGAGTTTCAAAGGATTTTCCAAGATGTGATTTTTGGTACAGGATTTACTGGTGTAGGAGGAGCCAAGGACACACTGATTTACATCTTTGGTGTTCCACTCACTGCCTTGTTTGTCAAGCAACGACTGATGCCACGTGTCATTCCTAATGAGATTTTCATTCCATGCATCACCTCTGCCACTGTCTTCGTACTTGCTAAGCTCAACAAGATATGA